A genomic segment from Anticarsia gemmatalis isolate Benzon Research Colony breed Stoneville strain chromosome 14, ilAntGemm2 primary, whole genome shotgun sequence encodes:
- the LOC142978256 gene encoding uncharacterized protein LOC142978256 isoform X1, giving the protein MANVKRRLKAPKNATRKKRADGRTKKSLKSIEAVIDIESKSESNETQQSIVMKRPASTNLFYMTPEEKVQCLLQNGHLLKDKFKTKSTLKTGTSKEIESSTVQPQPTATENDLPTRTIRKSVRLKSQLKYLEIMDNLLQNEYGEIPNKRSKTASSNGVNNNNDSEITNQNNESADPNKRKDSTSVVEATSNKCNIPSYLDDSSVPSPPLVRRRGRPKKDYTRQAIELEIPDELVFRLSLFVCDYCEKTFARKHSLVRHIYLHLGRKPHVCPVCPKKFRILKNMKNHIDRDHCVDAVDENAKTFACEICNKQFLTEENLKLHLTSHVKGENVFKCIYCDKKFAYQLLLVQHEKKHLVTGKYQCTLCDMKYNSRDKLYVHVKGHLKLADFICQYCGREFLRANSMKRHVATMHAGRTIQCPICNKNLKGHLTEHMRTHDKKRPHKCPECGKHFAQSTQMQVHRRGHTGARPYMCRICERPFSHSNALMLHLRRHTGEKPFPCAECPLSFSQLPHMKAHMFKIHGKVNPYKCLKCEDYFKLKKDLLVHKKKCTGTGIDTDLYGDNGEDSPQNVDSEVAPVESTMTLSRMRFLLALLLTMIASKEKLKYLANILFVVCDGELPARFALSNNFVRFNKRLVDDLLVESLEAMDQIPCRDETISPLMRLKKNIETLLTGTVPKEQMEKFRKEKKSTEELLELLTSEKDK; this is encoded by the exons ATGGCTAACGTAAAACGTAGACTAAAAGCACCCAAAAATGCGACTAGAAAGAAGCGGGCGGACGGCCGAactaaaaaatcattaaaatctatAGAAGCTGTGATTGATATTGAATCTAAAAGTGAGAGTAATGAAACACAACAAAGTATAGTCATGAAGCGACCGGCCAGTACTAATTTATTCTATATGACTCCTGAAGAAAAAGTACAATGTTTACTACAAAATGGACATTTACtcaaagataaatttaaaactaaatccaCTTTAAAAACTGGGACATCCAAAGAAATTGAGAGTAGTACTGTTCAACCTCAGCCCACAGCAACTGAAAATGATTTACCTACTAGAACAATAAGAAAAAGTGTCCGTCTAAAATCGCAGCTCAAATATTTGGAAATAATGGATAATTTATTACAGAATGAATATGGTGAAATCCCTAATAAAAGATCTAAGACTGCTTCAAGCAATggagtaaacaataataatgacaGTGAAATAACAAACCAAAATAATGAATCAGCTGACCCAAATAAGAGGAAAGATTCTACATCTGTAGTTGAAGCTACATCTAATAAGTGCAATATACCAAGTTATTTAGACGACTCAAGTGTACCATCACCACCACTTGTTCGTAGAAGAGGCCGACCTAAAAAGGATTATACCAGACAAGCAATAGAATTAGAAATCCCCGATGAACTGGTTTTTAGATTATCCTTATTTGTGTGTGACTATTGTGAGAAAACATTTGCCAGGAAACATTCACTTGTGAGACACATTTACCTGCATCTCGGCAGGAAGCCACATGTTTGTCCTGTTTGCCCAAAGAAGTTTCGCATTCTCAAGAATATGAAGAACCACATTGACCGGGATCATTGTGTGGATGCAGTTGATGAAAATGCTAAAACATTTGCTTGTGAAATATGTAACAAGCAGTTTTTAACTGAAGAAAATCTAAAGCTACATTTAACAAGCCATGTGAAAggagaaaatgtatttaaatgtatttattgtgaTAAGAAGTTTGCTTATCAACTATTGTTGGTTCAGCATGAAAAGAAACACTTGGTGACTGGAAAATATCAGTGTACATTATGTGACATGAAATATAATTCAAGGGACAAACTTTATGTGCATGTGAAGGGTCATTTGAAACTGGCTGATTTTATATGTCAGTACTGCGGTAGAGAGTTTTTAAGAGCAAACTCTATGAAGCGACATGTAGCTACTATGCATGCTGGAAGGACCATACAGTGTCCGATTTGTAACAAGAATTTAAAAGGTCATTTGACTGAGCATATGCGCACACATGATAAGAAACGTCCACACAAGTGTCCGGAATGTGGTAAGCACTTTGCACAGTCTACACAAATGCAGGTACATCGTCGCGGCCACACTGGGGCTCGACCTTACATGTGTAGGATATGCGAGCGACCCTTCTCGCATTCAAACGCTCTAATGTTGCATCTACGACGTCACACCGGCGAGAAACCCTTCCCGTGCGCCGAGTGCCCTCTGTCCTTCTCGCAGCTACCACATATGAAAGCACACATGTTCAAAATACATGGTAAAGTCAACCCATACAAATGCCTCAAATGTGAAGACTACTTCAAGCTCAAAAAAGACCTGCTTGTTCataagaaaaaatgtaccgGTACTGGTATAGATACCGATTTGTATGGGGATAATGGCGAGGACTCCCCACAAAATGTCGATAGCGAAGTAGCTCCAGTGGAATCCACGATGACTTTGTCCCGCATGAGGTTCCTGTTGGCTCTCCTCCTCACGATGATCGCTAGCAAAGAAAAACTCAAATACTTAG CGAACATACTTTTCGTTGTATGCGACGGGGAGTTACCAGCGAGGTTTGCATTGAGTAATAATTTCGTGA GGTTCAACAAACGTCTTGTAGACGATTTGCTAGTCGAGTCTCTGGAGGCAATGGACCAGATTCCTTGCAGAGACGAGACTATATCGCCTCTGATGCGTCTCAAGAAGAACATCGAGACTTTGCTAACGGGAACGGTACCTAAAGAGCAAATGGAGAAGTTTAGGAAAGAGAAGAAGTCGACTGAGGAACTGTTGGAACTACTCACGAGTGAGAAagataagtaa
- the LOC142978256 gene encoding uncharacterized protein LOC142978256 isoform X2 → MANVKRRLKAPKNATRKKRADGRTKKSLKSIEAVIDIESKSESNETQQSIVMKRPASTNLFYMTPEEKVQCLLQNGHLLKDKFKTKSTLKTGTSKEIESSTVQPQPTATENDLPTRTIRKSVRLKSQLKYLEIMDNLLQNEYGEIPNKRSKTASSNGVNNNNDSEITNQNNESADPNKRKDSTSVVEATSNKCNIPSYLDDSSVPSPPLVRRRGRPKKDYTRQAIELEIPDELVFRLSLFVCDYCEKTFARKHSLVRHIYLHLGRKPHVCPVCPKKFRILKNMKNHIDRDHCVDAVDENAKTFACEICNKQFLTEENLKLHLTSHVKGENVFKCIYCDKKFAYQLLLVQHEKKHLVTGKYQCTLCDMKYNSRDKLYVHVKGHLKLADFICQYCGREFLRANSMKRHVATMHAGRTIQCPICNKNLKGHLTEHMRTHDKKRPHKCPECGKHFAQSTQMQVHRRGHTGARPYMCRICERPFSHSNALMLHLRRHTGEKPFPCAECPLSFSQLPHMKAHMFKIHGKVNPYKCLKCEDYFKLKKDLLVHKKKCTGTGIDTDLYGDNGEDSPQNVDSEVAPVESTMTLSRMRFLLALLLTMIASKEKLKYLGFNKRLVDDLLVESLEAMDQIPCRDETISPLMRLKKNIETLLTGTVPKEQMEKFRKEKKSTEELLELLTSEKDK, encoded by the exons ATGGCTAACGTAAAACGTAGACTAAAAGCACCCAAAAATGCGACTAGAAAGAAGCGGGCGGACGGCCGAactaaaaaatcattaaaatctatAGAAGCTGTGATTGATATTGAATCTAAAAGTGAGAGTAATGAAACACAACAAAGTATAGTCATGAAGCGACCGGCCAGTACTAATTTATTCTATATGACTCCTGAAGAAAAAGTACAATGTTTACTACAAAATGGACATTTACtcaaagataaatttaaaactaaatccaCTTTAAAAACTGGGACATCCAAAGAAATTGAGAGTAGTACTGTTCAACCTCAGCCCACAGCAACTGAAAATGATTTACCTACTAGAACAATAAGAAAAAGTGTCCGTCTAAAATCGCAGCTCAAATATTTGGAAATAATGGATAATTTATTACAGAATGAATATGGTGAAATCCCTAATAAAAGATCTAAGACTGCTTCAAGCAATggagtaaacaataataatgacaGTGAAATAACAAACCAAAATAATGAATCAGCTGACCCAAATAAGAGGAAAGATTCTACATCTGTAGTTGAAGCTACATCTAATAAGTGCAATATACCAAGTTATTTAGACGACTCAAGTGTACCATCACCACCACTTGTTCGTAGAAGAGGCCGACCTAAAAAGGATTATACCAGACAAGCAATAGAATTAGAAATCCCCGATGAACTGGTTTTTAGATTATCCTTATTTGTGTGTGACTATTGTGAGAAAACATTTGCCAGGAAACATTCACTTGTGAGACACATTTACCTGCATCTCGGCAGGAAGCCACATGTTTGTCCTGTTTGCCCAAAGAAGTTTCGCATTCTCAAGAATATGAAGAACCACATTGACCGGGATCATTGTGTGGATGCAGTTGATGAAAATGCTAAAACATTTGCTTGTGAAATATGTAACAAGCAGTTTTTAACTGAAGAAAATCTAAAGCTACATTTAACAAGCCATGTGAAAggagaaaatgtatttaaatgtatttattgtgaTAAGAAGTTTGCTTATCAACTATTGTTGGTTCAGCATGAAAAGAAACACTTGGTGACTGGAAAATATCAGTGTACATTATGTGACATGAAATATAATTCAAGGGACAAACTTTATGTGCATGTGAAGGGTCATTTGAAACTGGCTGATTTTATATGTCAGTACTGCGGTAGAGAGTTTTTAAGAGCAAACTCTATGAAGCGACATGTAGCTACTATGCATGCTGGAAGGACCATACAGTGTCCGATTTGTAACAAGAATTTAAAAGGTCATTTGACTGAGCATATGCGCACACATGATAAGAAACGTCCACACAAGTGTCCGGAATGTGGTAAGCACTTTGCACAGTCTACACAAATGCAGGTACATCGTCGCGGCCACACTGGGGCTCGACCTTACATGTGTAGGATATGCGAGCGACCCTTCTCGCATTCAAACGCTCTAATGTTGCATCTACGACGTCACACCGGCGAGAAACCCTTCCCGTGCGCCGAGTGCCCTCTGTCCTTCTCGCAGCTACCACATATGAAAGCACACATGTTCAAAATACATGGTAAAGTCAACCCATACAAATGCCTCAAATGTGAAGACTACTTCAAGCTCAAAAAAGACCTGCTTGTTCataagaaaaaatgtaccgGTACTGGTATAGATACCGATTTGTATGGGGATAATGGCGAGGACTCCCCACAAAATGTCGATAGCGAAGTAGCTCCAGTGGAATCCACGATGACTTTGTCCCGCATGAGGTTCCTGTTGGCTCTCCTCCTCACGATGATCGCTAGCAAAGAAAAACTCAAATACTTAG GGTTCAACAAACGTCTTGTAGACGATTTGCTAGTCGAGTCTCTGGAGGCAATGGACCAGATTCCTTGCAGAGACGAGACTATATCGCCTCTGATGCGTCTCAAGAAGAACATCGAGACTTTGCTAACGGGAACGGTACCTAAAGAGCAAATGGAGAAGTTTAGGAAAGAGAAGAAGTCGACTGAGGAACTGTTGGAACTACTCACGAGTGAGAAagataagtaa
- the LOC142978256 gene encoding uncharacterized protein LOC142978256 isoform X3 gives MKRPASTNLFYMTPEEKVQCLLQNGHLLKDKFKTKSTLKTGTSKEIESSTVQPQPTATENDLPTRTIRKSVRLKSQLKYLEIMDNLLQNEYGEIPNKRSKTASSNGVNNNNDSEITNQNNESADPNKRKDSTSVVEATSNKCNIPSYLDDSSVPSPPLVRRRGRPKKDYTRQAIELEIPDELVFRLSLFVCDYCEKTFARKHSLVRHIYLHLGRKPHVCPVCPKKFRILKNMKNHIDRDHCVDAVDENAKTFACEICNKQFLTEENLKLHLTSHVKGENVFKCIYCDKKFAYQLLLVQHEKKHLVTGKYQCTLCDMKYNSRDKLYVHVKGHLKLADFICQYCGREFLRANSMKRHVATMHAGRTIQCPICNKNLKGHLTEHMRTHDKKRPHKCPECGKHFAQSTQMQVHRRGHTGARPYMCRICERPFSHSNALMLHLRRHTGEKPFPCAECPLSFSQLPHMKAHMFKIHGKVNPYKCLKCEDYFKLKKDLLVHKKKCTGTGIDTDLYGDNGEDSPQNVDSEVAPVESTMTLSRMRFLLALLLTMIASKEKLKYLANILFVVCDGELPARFALSNNFVRFNKRLVDDLLVESLEAMDQIPCRDETISPLMRLKKNIETLLTGTVPKEQMEKFRKEKKSTEELLELLTSEKDK, from the exons ATGAAGCGACCGGCCAGTACTAATTTATTCTATATGACTCCTGAAGAAAAAGTACAATGTTTACTACAAAATGGACATTTACtcaaagataaatttaaaactaaatccaCTTTAAAAACTGGGACATCCAAAGAAATTGAGAGTAGTACTGTTCAACCTCAGCCCACAGCAACTGAAAATGATTTACCTACTAGAACAATAAGAAAAAGTGTCCGTCTAAAATCGCAGCTCAAATATTTGGAAATAATGGATAATTTATTACAGAATGAATATGGTGAAATCCCTAATAAAAGATCTAAGACTGCTTCAAGCAATggagtaaacaataataatgacaGTGAAATAACAAACCAAAATAATGAATCAGCTGACCCAAATAAGAGGAAAGATTCTACATCTGTAGTTGAAGCTACATCTAATAAGTGCAATATACCAAGTTATTTAGACGACTCAAGTGTACCATCACCACCACTTGTTCGTAGAAGAGGCCGACCTAAAAAGGATTATACCAGACAAGCAATAGAATTAGAAATCCCCGATGAACTGGTTTTTAGATTATCCTTATTTGTGTGTGACTATTGTGAGAAAACATTTGCCAGGAAACATTCACTTGTGAGACACATTTACCTGCATCTCGGCAGGAAGCCACATGTTTGTCCTGTTTGCCCAAAGAAGTTTCGCATTCTCAAGAATATGAAGAACCACATTGACCGGGATCATTGTGTGGATGCAGTTGATGAAAATGCTAAAACATTTGCTTGTGAAATATGTAACAAGCAGTTTTTAACTGAAGAAAATCTAAAGCTACATTTAACAAGCCATGTGAAAggagaaaatgtatttaaatgtatttattgtgaTAAGAAGTTTGCTTATCAACTATTGTTGGTTCAGCATGAAAAGAAACACTTGGTGACTGGAAAATATCAGTGTACATTATGTGACATGAAATATAATTCAAGGGACAAACTTTATGTGCATGTGAAGGGTCATTTGAAACTGGCTGATTTTATATGTCAGTACTGCGGTAGAGAGTTTTTAAGAGCAAACTCTATGAAGCGACATGTAGCTACTATGCATGCTGGAAGGACCATACAGTGTCCGATTTGTAACAAGAATTTAAAAGGTCATTTGACTGAGCATATGCGCACACATGATAAGAAACGTCCACACAAGTGTCCGGAATGTGGTAAGCACTTTGCACAGTCTACACAAATGCAGGTACATCGTCGCGGCCACACTGGGGCTCGACCTTACATGTGTAGGATATGCGAGCGACCCTTCTCGCATTCAAACGCTCTAATGTTGCATCTACGACGTCACACCGGCGAGAAACCCTTCCCGTGCGCCGAGTGCCCTCTGTCCTTCTCGCAGCTACCACATATGAAAGCACACATGTTCAAAATACATGGTAAAGTCAACCCATACAAATGCCTCAAATGTGAAGACTACTTCAAGCTCAAAAAAGACCTGCTTGTTCataagaaaaaatgtaccgGTACTGGTATAGATACCGATTTGTATGGGGATAATGGCGAGGACTCCCCACAAAATGTCGATAGCGAAGTAGCTCCAGTGGAATCCACGATGACTTTGTCCCGCATGAGGTTCCTGTTGGCTCTCCTCCTCACGATGATCGCTAGCAAAGAAAAACTCAAATACTTAG CGAACATACTTTTCGTTGTATGCGACGGGGAGTTACCAGCGAGGTTTGCATTGAGTAATAATTTCGTGA GGTTCAACAAACGTCTTGTAGACGATTTGCTAGTCGAGTCTCTGGAGGCAATGGACCAGATTCCTTGCAGAGACGAGACTATATCGCCTCTGATGCGTCTCAAGAAGAACATCGAGACTTTGCTAACGGGAACGGTACCTAAAGAGCAAATGGAGAAGTTTAGGAAAGAGAAGAAGTCGACTGAGGAACTGTTGGAACTACTCACGAGTGAGAAagataagtaa